The DNA segment AACCTGCTCAAGGAGAGTGGCTTTGCCGATGCCGATGAGGCCGAAGATGGCATGGTTGCCATCAACAAGCTGCGTGCCAGCAAGTTTGATTTTGTGGTGACCGACATCAACATGCCGAACATGAACGGCTTTCAGTTGCTGACCGAGATCAAGCAGGATGAGAAGCTCAAGCATCTACCTGTGCTGATGGTGACGGCCGAGGCCCGCAAGGAAGACATCGTCGCTGCAGCCCAGGGCGGCGCGGCTGGCTATATCGTCAAGCCCTTCACCAAGGCCACTCTGGAAGAGAAGGTCAACCTCATCATCAAGAAACTTGACCTCTAAGCCATGAGCAGCGACCCCGGGGCTTCTGTCAACGTCCATTACAAGATTGGCGTGCTCACACGCCAGTTGCATAACTCTCTCAATGAGCTGGGCTATGCGGATCGCTTGCGCGGCAGCATGGGTGAGTTGCCCGATGCGCAAAGCCGTTTGTCCTACATCGCCCGCCTGACGGGTGAGGCGGCGGACAAGGTGCTGGGCCAAGTCGAGGTGATGCAGAGCCAGCAGGATTCGCTGGCCGAGCGCTCCCGCTCCATGCGCGCAG comes from the Comamonas sp. 26 genome and includes:
- the cheY gene encoding chemotaxis response regulator CheY encodes the protein MANALRFLIVDDFSTMRRIVRNLLKESGFADADEAEDGMVAINKLRASKFDFVVTDINMPNMNGFQLLTEIKQDEKLKHLPVLMVTAEARKEDIVAAAQGGAAGYIVKPFTKATLEEKVNLIIKKLDL